GCGAACACAGTGTCCCCAGAGGAACTGCTCCAACTGGTCAGAAACGCTGTGACGGAAGTGAGAAAGCCACATCCCAAGATAAGGTGCTGAGGTTGTAGATGGCATGTAGACAACAGTGGCTGGATTATATTGAAATGTATGTTGTGAGATCTCCGCTGATCATTTCTCTATGTTCTTCTTCCAGTGTGGTGGTGTGGCctgagcacacagacagaaaatcaaacagagaGATGTTTCTGTCAACGCAGGCTCTGCGTCATCTCACGCCCAGCCCCTCGCCGGTGGACGCAGTCGAAGACACTGAGCAAACAGCACATgcagatgaaggagaagaggaggagcctGTTCAAAATGTATACGTTTTCATTGTCTCTGCTAAAAGATTATTCGTTTTTACAACATGTGGTTTTGGAATAAtgccctgtctgtgtgttctaGTCCCAGCAGCAACCTGAGACACCAGAGCACGTTTCTTCTTCTGAGGAACACTCAGTCTCCTCGTTCACCTCAGCTTCCTCCTTGCCTCTATTGAGACGGGACCGTCCTTATGTGTATGAAAGCACCGTGACTCTGCAGAGgatctcctctctgctcactgACGGAGAGAACCACAGcagggaagaggaagacgaggaagaaGACAGCAGAACCCCTTCATCAATTGACTTCTTGCCAGATTGCCCTGAGCTGACGCTGACACTAGATGGTGCTACAGACCCCATTTTGCTCAGCAACTTGAACAAAGGCGCTTTGGCAGAGCTGTTGCTTTCTGCAGATGGTAagctttgtgtttcatttgcacTCACATTAAAGGCGACACATTAAACAAAGGCAGTTGAAACATAAACTCTTTTGTAGAGGGAGAAGATGTTTTCTCATGTGAGGATTTCATCGGCGTTTCAGGACCTGCCGTGGATGAAACCCTGGCAGTAAAtaagaggtcaaaggtcatcttATCTCTCACTGCATTCATGGTGCACTCAATACCAAGTACAATAAAACTATCATTTCCTATAGTCCAATTTCAGAATGTATCTTCCCCCTTTGCTCTACAGCATTGAGGACAGCCAATCAGTTCCCTCCCTCTTTGAGCCCCAGGTGGAGAGTCACAGCTCCCTCTCACCGGGCGATGGTGTGTAGGTGCATCCAGCTGAAGTGATAAAATTTATCAAGCTTAATTATGGTCTACTGAATATTCACATCACTTCATGAACTTTtatctgcagagaaaatggcCTGCTGTAAAGGAGTGTCTGAAGAAATCGTTCACGGTCCCCCAGACGTCGCTGATCTGTGGCACTCTGCCGTATCACTCCACCAAGAGGACCAATTAGATTGCGCCCCTTATGGGAGTTTCAGTTTTAGTGAGGCAGCAATGGCTGACTGTTTCCTGGAGGAAGAACCTCCTCAGGTATGCAGTATCTCTGCTGAGCTAAACAGTTCACATCGTACATAGATCCTCACTGTGCCTATTTTCAGAACAGGgctcttcatgtgttttcctTGTATGTGCCCAGAAAACATATGAGGATCACCAGCAAGAGGACACAGTAGGATGCTTCAGTCAAGGTTTCTCCTGTGCCGTGTCTGAAACCACTCAGAACCTGCTGAGTGACCCTCACCAGGGCCCTCTGTCAGAGGATCCTGTAGCCAGCAGCTCAAGGACCTTAACAGCTGTGGGTcacatctccctcctccctcctgtgtGCAGTTCACTCTTCCCCACACAGCTTCAGCAGACCTCTGGTAGCTTGATGACCCCCATCCTAACCTACAACATCAAAACCACATCTGCTCCCTCTGACACCACCAATGAGAGTCCTCCAAAAGTCCAATCAGAGACGGATGAGCCCTGTGTCCAGAGCACCTCAGCCTGCCTTGATCGCTGCAAAGTGGGCAGCTGGTGGAAACAGGACCCGGAAACCTGCAGAGCTTCCAGTGGCCCTCTACATGCTGCAGAGCCAGGAGCAGCTATCACACCAGGtgaagatttatttttttatgtgtctttaTCTTTGCAAATAAACAACTCTTTCTATATGAAACCACATACAAACATATACAGCATCCTAACGTGCGGTGGGCAGTAGAGATAAAGAAATCTGTGCTACGAGTTGCCTGATTGAAAACCAGCtccaaaaacattgcaaatgGCCATTAGGATTATgttaaaaatccatttatttcATTGCCAAGTGGTtcacgggtgtgtgtgtgtgtattttttgccAAACATAATTGTATGTCAGAGGTGCTGCTGTCCACTGCGGGGTGCAGGACACAGGAACACGTAGCAAAGGCGGGGGGTCTTGGCTGCCAGGGGAGGGAGACTGGTGAGGAAATGAAGTGTCAGAAATTGGTTCCCTTAACCTTGCTGCAGCAGTCAGTCATCCATAAAACaacccccctctcccctccctcccccacactTTCTATGGGGGGTGTGGCCTACTGTCAGCCACTGCAAGCAGACCTCCCTCCATCTGCTGGGTTGTGCTGATCACCGCTGGGCCTCAGGGATCCATGGCCTATTGCCCCATGCTGATGCCCCAACCTTGTCCCTGGGACAGGAGTTAAAGACATAAAAGTGGAGCAATGTTGCATAGAATTAAAAGAATAGAGCCAGATTTTTCCCCAGACAAATGAAATTTCAGCATAAAGCAATTCTGACAGTGtttcttattttgtttctgaTCCTTCACAGATAATGTGAGGCCTTCTTTTGTGCTAAGCCAACCATATCCCTACAGTCTGGTCAACTTTATGGacttcactgcagagcaaaaaggagacaacagagaggGCAAACAGGTAAGCTGAAGATGCGGCGTGTTCGTCATAGGTAGACAAAAGCCAGTGTGGTCAGTAGGGGTCACTATTGTTCCATTTAAGGAGCTTGACAGCATCTTTGATTTGGATGATCTCATTTCTGGTCCCTGAGGACTTTGCTTCATCACAACCCAGCAGGTGCCCTCTTTACTACCCttcatccctctttctcctgtCCCCCATCGCTTTTAAGATCTCCGCCTACAATGATGTCATTTTCCAAATATGAAGGCCGTGTTTCAGGGAATGAATTATTTGTATTGTATCTTGAAGTACAGAGTCATATGTACACAGAGTACAGCTATCTTTACatgtcagaaacacagactTGACACTGATGTCGTCACCTTTTTATGATGCATAATTTCACTGCTTTCTCGTGCATCGAACTGAGCATTACACTGGTAAGCGCTGTAATATCATTGCACGGATCTGACCAGGTAATTGTTTTACTGAGGTTTCATTGGATAATTGTTTAATTGGGATGCAGTCAGCTAATTATTTTGTTCAGAGCTGGGGACCATATGGAGCTTGGCAGGTGAAACATAATTAGGCCATGTTAATTTATGATGATTATACCTTTGGCCCGAGTATCCTATATTGTACAAACAGTGTGTCTATCACGGTCAATCTATTTTGGTTGTACAGTACATGCTTGTAGTGAATGCACTGCGTTCATTAACTTGCactgtcagtgtgagtgtgtgcttccAGGGGGCTACATTGAAAGAAGTGCTGTTAGCATTATCTAATTGTTAATCCAGGACAGAGACGATGCTCTGTAGGATTTGCTTGATAGAGGGATATTAATGACTAATTTGTGGATATTAGTTTAAGGCAAACCCTTAATGGCTGATCGATCTATTTAACGCCAGAGGGGCTAAAGATAAGAAAACCCGGATATTAAACAAAGTTATTAGGGCATGCTATAATTTTGATCTCGTTCCATATGACCCCGTTCATGACTGTTTATGATGGTTACTGTGACACAGTTACAAATGAGATATTCGCCATGATGAAAGCAAAGCCATTGATCAAATCGTAGAAGCTCACAGAGAGATCATCCCGCTTAAAAAGATATCGCAAAATGAAATACTATCGACTTTGCTGTCTTTATGAAAATGCCAATATTTGCAGAGAAAGAGGTGGGGAGTCATAGCGCTGGGTATGTTGAAACATTCAAGACGAGGGGAGACGAATGGCCTCTATTAGGGGCATTTAATCAGTGCTCCTAGTCTCCTGCACCCCCTGGGGAAAGATTAATGGGTACAGGATATTTCATCAGGTCCTCCACATCACTGCCCAGGATATGAGGCTGtaattgtgtctgtttttgctgttgttttgtgttacAGGCAGACAAAGAGGAGCCTGCAGGTTGGAGTAGTTTGGGGAGGGGTTCACAAGGTGCCATAAGAAGTGGGAGAACACGATCAAGGAAAGGAAAACGGGTGAAGAGAACATGAACCTTTAGTGCATCTCTGACACAAAGACCAGCACATGGAGAACTGAAGTCTTTTAACATGATGCATCTTTCTTTAGGATGgatctaaaatatattttatgtcCAAATCTGGATTAACTCACGCCTGATCATACGACAGGTTTGACGATCACCACATAGACTTGTCACCTTGATACGACCCACCTCCCCTTCCTCATCAGTCACCTGTCTGATTGTTCTGATGGCTTTCCCACCCAGTGATATTGTCCTGCCACACCCTTTTTCTTCCGCTGTAACACCACATGTCAGAAACACTCACTCAATAATTAATATCTCAGGAATTATTGATAGACATAAATTATTGAAAATTTTGCTAATTAAAACTCCAGTAAAATGGCTTCAACTGTGTATTTTTATCATCCGGTCAACATCACAAGGATGCATGTTGGTACACTTGAAGCATAAATGcactgcatttaaaatgcagCGATGGTGTCCTTGTAAATGATTCTGCACTTTAgattcttcagtgtttttttttttccctcttgaaAGAAGGATGTTTGCTTTGCTGCCATTGCatctcatgaaaaatggatgacCTCCCAATGCTTTCTGCTGCCCATCGCTCCCCATATTTGCACAGAGCCCAGGGACTGCATTTGGGTTAgcatcctcctccatccctccctccttccctctgtggCTTGTTCTGGGGGTGAATAACTTAACACATATTTCAGCTTGACACACTTCTGCTCCGGGTCTCCCCTGGGTGCCCAGTTCACAAGCCCACACATGCTGTATTATTTAAAAGTGTGGTTTGgacttctgtgtgtgcgtggatgtgAGTGTAATCTTCTGTTTGTATAAGGGGGATGTCTTATACAGTTGTTGGGCCTCTCCTTATGACCTTGCAGGTGTGGCTGTGCCACTGATGTCAGATGATGGCTGAGGTCTTTTGCTCGTGCTTTGATTTTTCTATtagaaaaatggagaaaatgttgtttcacaAGCAGTACGATACTCCAGCAATAATATATCACAACTGAAAGGTTTAAACCACCAAACGATTTATTAGAAGAAATAGTAATCTGGACAATGAATCATACACCCAAGAATAAAGATTAAGTAAAAATACCCAATGATGATGAAAAGCACGCTGGCTGTGAGTGTTGGAAAGAAATCAACTTTTGGGCCGAgaccacacacgcacatgagcacacacacaataactcAAACTAATCTGAGAGCTGATAACGTCATGGAAATCAGAGcgctgtgctgcagcaaaatgacacataaatCATGTGCAAGGGAGAGGATGcaaaatgctgcagtttgtaTGATAGAAACAAATAGCCGTCTGATGCCTGGAAAGCTCTCGCATAAATcctggtgtttgtgttgcatgGGATACCTCCCAGGAAACCGCCAGACGATTCATGCTAAATGACTCAATGCCAGCCTCTAAGGAAGCCCTTCACTTTGTTGTTTCAATTTGCGGCGTCCTGCATGTGCAGCCTGTACATcaaggcaaacaaacacacttcacacatGAACAGAGGGGTCTGACTATGCAGCTGCGTTGCCCACTGGAGGGCACTGTGAGCAGCACTGAGGCTGGGTGGCTGAGGGAGGTTGAAAGACACCTTGGCCAGCTCACCAGATGGGCTCAGTGAAGCATGTCAGATGGCTGTGACAGCTACCTGCCCTTCCTTAAGGACTGTCACCATGTATAAACAAACCATTACTCCAATTTGTGAGTGCACTGActtatgtgtgtgcacaaatgtgCGTGTACAAGGGCATGCTTGCATTGAACCCACTGAATGAGCATAATTCGAGAGTTGCATTTTAAGTATCCCTACAATAAGAAAACCTGAATTTTCTTTTGTTCGTTAAGGTATTTGTGTTCATCTCTTAAACCACAGTCACGCTGTGCAGCCTTTTAAATGCTAGTGGAGAAAACAGAATTTCCAAAAGCAGCAGAtatgtcaggctgaattttggcaaaatgacaaaaatgacacataaaacatcaagaatatttgcatttgattgAATAGCGCAACCATAAAAGCATGGAGTCCAAGGTTGAACTATTTTTCTCATTGTAAACATCAATGGAGGGTTTGAGCATAATAAGAGATACTGTCAGACAGCGTGGTGTAAGATTCATTTCAAAGGGTAACTCTGTATGTTAAATGTCATAATTAACTGTTAATCGCTTAAACTGTTGCAAATGGGAACACCAGTGAAGAGCAGCATCTCCACACCCTGGATGTAGATAAGATGGAGAGCCCCGAAGGCCCCCTGCTCATTAATTTGCAGCAGAGCACGTCGTCGGATGCTGCGCCTCCGCTGGCCGCTGCCTCCACTGCGCAGCCGCGCTTTCTTCAGGACGCAGCGAGCAGAAGACGGAGATAGAAAAATGGCCCTCGACAATTTGATTTTCGCCCAGTGCATCCTTTATTTTTTAGCCTTCGTATTCGGTTTCATCGCCGTGGTGCCTCTGTCTGAGAACACGGAGGATTTCGGGGGGAAATGCCTGCTCTTCACGCGGGGTATGTGGCAAAACGAGAACATCACTGTGTCGAAGCAGCGCTTCATCGTGGAGGAGTGGGGACCCGAGTCCTCCTGCAGCTTCATCACTTTTGTCGGGATAGCGTCCCTCATCCTGTCCGCAGTGCAGGCATGGAGGCTGCTGTTCTTTCTGTGCAAAGGACACGACGAGTGAGTGACATTTCACTTGTGCTCGTTCAACACAATTCAATAGCAGCACCATGAAAGCTCAGCAGGGCAGGCTCCGGTTTAACGTCTcaatgttaaatgtgtgtgtttttttttgttttttttttccttttttttctggccaTCTCCCACACCCTTACATCCGAGCCATCCTGTCAGAATCCTGCAGCCCGCATGTAGGCTTATATAAGATGTGAGATATTGATAAAAACCGTAGAATGAGCCTATAAAATGATTAGTCACTGTCGTCCTCCATTATAAAGATGGAGGGAATACACTTGTGTAGCCTTtgaaaaatctaaatcattCTGTGGCTCACACAGTGTTTCCATCACATAAAAGCAAATCATGCTGTGTGACAGGCTCAGTGTGTTTTAGCTGCATAGGTTTGTGTTCCAGGGAGAAAACGACAGATTTATTTTAACACCACAGAGACTGAACAGCTTCAATTTCTGTTGCACCTGCCTGCAGCTCCATCTTCAACGCCTTCCTCAACCTGCTGATCAGCTCCCTGGTGGTGTTCACCGTGTTCCTGTCCAGCACCATCGTCAGCGTGGGTTTCAACATGTGGTGCGACTCTGTCACAGAGGGTGGGACCATGCCTagcaggtgagagagagcacaaacttTTCACACTATGATCATCATTATACAGCGCAGTGGTCCTCCTAAACGCCAGCACATAcatgtgtgtcatgttttaGCTGTGAGGACCTGCAGGACACTGATCTAGAACTTGGCCTGGACAACTCTGCTTTCTACGACCAGTTTGCTATAGCTCAGGTGAGACTCTTTTACTCTTAATTCCTACGAGACTGTTTACCAAGTCTCACTCATGTTTAAGGTCATGTTCCCTCCTGCAGTTCGGCCTGTGGGCTGCCTGGCTCACCTGGCTCGGCATCGCAGTGATGGCCTTCCTGAAGGTGTACCACAACTACAGACAAGAGGACCTGCTGGACAGCCTGATCCACGAGAAGGACCTGCTGCTCGGCCGCTCCTCGCGCCGCAGCTCTGACCTCAAGACCGGCCTGATCTAGAAACCGGaggatgcacaaacacacacacactcactcacactcaacCGTACAGTCCTCTCGCCTGCCATGAGAAACACCAATGTTTGCCTATGTAGACAATCAAAATGAATTGGTTTTTGCCCCCGTTGACCACAGATCAAATCGAACGGAAGGTTTTAGCTTTGTTCTCCAAAGGAAATTGATCTCCCCTCAAACAATCTCCCAATGGTTGTTTATCCTTTAAGAGTCCTGCTTTATTTAGTTTGTCCTCTGTGCGCATTcctcctcaacacacacagccatagtTCAGCTCTGATAGTATTAAAACCATTTAATGGAAATATACATCCAGTTTTTCTCAACTCAGCACAGTTTGATGACTGGGACAGATTGGCTGATGGatcatgttgtctttgtgaaCTTGTGCATGGACCTTATGCATGACAAATTGATAGGGTGATGTTTTTTAGATGTAAAGGGATGTCCTTTTGTTTTCTACACCAATAATGTGTTCCTAAATTAGGCTTCTTTCTGGTAGGATGTGCGCTGCACACTACTTGGCGAAGTCAGTTCTTTGCATGCTGCAGCAAAGCAAAATGATGTGAGCTTTTGCAGTGTATTCACACTTTTATCAACAGTGACAAAAGGTTTTTTGAACAAATATGAGAAACTGTACTTCAGAACATTCATGTATCGGGCAGCCAGTCCAACAGTGCTTTTAGAAATCTGTGTGAGATTAAAAAAACCTATTTTGTGCCATATACAGTAGTAACTCAGgcttctccttctctttatAGGCTACAAACCAATATACTGTATTACTGTGAATAGACGCACAAATGTACCTGCATGCATCTCTCTCCCTGTTACGtacacatcacacactcacttacTGTCAGAGATTACAGGAAGAAAGCAAATCATCCGCTCGACTTTGATAGGCAATGACAgttttattcaaaacaactgAAATCATAAACCGGTAGGAAGTGAGAGAACCCTCCATAAAGGCACTTCTTTCAAAGTGACCGTAAATGTTTGGACAGCCGTGAAATGCAGCTTCTAAGCTAAATGTGCATATACAGGACATGAGCTCACTGGGTATTGTTTTATTGCTAATCACAATTTAGTTTGACAGTACAGAGCGGAGAGTATGTCTTGCTTCCACACAGGCGCTATTAGCCTTATATTGCTTCgacattcaaatgtgaaaccCTCAGAATCGTTTGCTTTTGAGTTCCCTGAAACCTGTTATATAAAGAACAATGTTTTACTGGAGACTATGTGATGTGTGTTATTGCTCATAATGAGAGGTCTGTGGGATGTGCATCACTGTGCCCTTTGATATCCTCTAATCCGTTTGTGTGGTGGTTTGGCTGTTTGAATTATATTTGCTTCATTTGATAAAGGGACTGATGCAATAACATACAGTATCTGATTCtgttatatttctgtgtttggctTCATATTAATGGTAATCAACTTGATAAAAGGAGTTATGTTTTTTATGCATTGCAAATATCTGTTGAGCCCACACCCATCCGTACATGTGTCCAAAGCTTGATGAGCATTTGACATCATGATTAAAACCTGAATATTACTGTTTTTACATATAAATGTAACAGGtaacaaaaagctaaaaaatTGAAAAGAACTGAAAGTTGGACATTTGCGTAGATGTGGATATACAGTATAGAAGAATAAATAACATTTGGGATAAAGGACACTGTCAAAagcatcagcattcattcagtTTGAGTATATTCTCTACGGCGATACGTAAGGAGAGAGAATTCATAACATTGTGCTGCAGATTTCCTCCTCAGCGGAGCGAGGACTCGGCTGACAACAGTCAGCCGCACAGAAGAGCAGACAGTCTGTAAAGAAAGAGGTGTTTTTCATCCGTTAGTCATTCGACCTGGAACGGTGAGGTGATGCAGCCctgttgttgtctttcacaTTACTGAACACTTTACAGATTTGtgcctccatcctcctcctcctctcgaaGCTCTCAAAGCTGTTTCCAAACATCTCTACATTCATTTATGTGCAGTTACAAGGCTGAACATTGTGATAGTCCTTATATATTGAACCATATATACACATTCAGTTCTGTGTAACGTCTGATAATACACAAATCATGTTCGgtaacaaaataaatgtttgcattCCATGGAAACATTCACTCACGTACAGCAGACGGTGGCGTGACCTGAAAAATCCAATGGTTGTGGTGATTAAGTGAGAGTTATATGTGAGCGTCAACATTGTAGATGTGCAAAATCATTACAACTTAAGTAAGGAGTGGCATGCCCACCACCTTACTACATATATACAAACAGACATGGAAGCTACATATTTCTGGGATTACcgatttttccctttttcaacACCGCAGACAGTGTACAGAGCCTTTCCAAAAGGCTGAGGTGTTCGTCGGCCTTAGCCCCTTCAAAGATAGGAAAAAAGAGGGGGGTCTGAAAAATAAAGGAGGCTCCATGTCGCCACCTGTGGTCAGTCTCTGTCACTGCATGGTCAGCCATATCCAGCAGCCCCACAGAAGCTGTTTCATGTGCAGCAGGTAGACAGCCAGAGCGGCCTCCAGCTCCTCGCACACTCGCTGTGGGCGCCGGCGGTCCGTGCAGTACATGGCTACACCCAGGAATGACATCAGCAGGAAGAGGCAAGTGAACAGGGCGAGGTGGGGGCGGGACGGTGTCGTTTCATAGGCTGCAAACATGAAAGGAAGACcagtttttcacagtttttggcTTGTAAATGAGCATTTGAATTGCTGCGTGCACGGAGctcgatctctctctctctttgctcttgACCCAACAAAGACCTCGCAAGGCAAATTTTGGTGGAGTGTTTTAAGTGATTACACATATGCAGTGCAGTGTCACACAAactgtgctttttgtgtttccaACATTGTTAAGAAACGGGGCGACAGTGAAAGGCTTAGCTCCATTTTGCACCCAGTGTAGTGCTGTCAGTCTGCCATGCACGTGAACATAGTGATTCTTTCAGACAGACTTACCACCTAAACAGTCACAGTAAGGAATGTCTGTGAAGCCGACAGAAAAGAGGCCAGTCAGTCAACAAGAGCCAACCTCTGTGATGTGCAGCAGCTCCCAACCAGCTGCTGTGCCCTTATAGACTCCACTATCTCACTGGAACAGACTCCACGGAGGCTCATTTGCATGcataattaattacaaaaagaGTAAATCACTTGCTCATGTTTGGAAGTCTCTTGCtattacattatttttaaacaGCAGCGAATCCCCCGAGGACAATAGTTTACGATGCAATCTCAGgatgttttaatgcattttgcTCTTTCTCCTCACTGCTAAGTGCAAGGCGTTACATATGGGTTGGAGGCACTCTTGTTCTCTCTTGTCATACAAACgcatgtgatcatgtgactgagCTGAACGGTCTCGTTGCAAACTGTTTTCTCACCATGTACTGTGGTCTCTGGCTCCCTGAATCGAACCCTCCGTTCCCCTTTCCGTCTGTGGTTGGGTTCTGTGTCTGACCCGTAGATGGGACTTGGCCTCTTTAGAATGGAGGTGGGGACTTTGCCATTGGTTACCTGCATTTGATACAGCTCAGGATGAGTATCATAACAAACTCCAAGTACATTTCAGAGACTGGCAGCAAACAGCTGGAGGGGACAAATGTTTTGCAGACAAACTGCTCGTATCCGGAGTAGCACTGCTGAAGACGCCTGCAGGTGTTGTCAACCCTACCTTAGGTTTCGGTGCATCCTCCTGTTGGTGGTGGGTGTCTTTTCTGTGGCGGACCTCTGAGTGTTTCTCCCGGTGGGAATGAGGAAGACAGTTGACGGTTGAGTCTCTGATGGACTCTGCAGCAGCGAAGCGTTTGGAcagcgcagacacacactgacccagGGAGTCTAATAAGAGAACCATGACATACATGAGTAGTTATCGAGCGCTCTGGAGTTTGCAGACTGCTCTGAAGACGAGCGATGAGGTGAAGTTAAGCATTCAAAGCTAAACATGCAAATGCATCAGCCGATGTTTACAGCACTAGGTGGAGTGCAGCTTTGTAGCTTCCCAGTATGTTTGCACTACCCAGCTTTGATATTTCCTAATCCAGGATCAGAGAAAAATAAGTTCTCACCAAGTGTAATTTTAATCGATCCCATAAAAGTTtataaaaaaagacatacagctGCCCAGAGAGGTAAAATGAGCCTCAGTCTAGTTACTCCTTCATTTGTATTGTCAGAAAGTTTCCTGCATCTCTattaaatactgtgtgtgtcgTCCGTCAGCACTGGTTGATGAATTAGCCACTTGCCTGACTGATGAGTGATTGAATCAATTGATAAATTCATCTATTCTTCGTCACTCACAACTAGAATAGCTTCTATGGAGAATGACTGATtgaaggagagagacacagacagacaggcagacatttGGATGTTAATGAGCACCCTTTTAAGAACACAGACTGCTCTCATGAAATGCTAAATGCTACTAATTTTACACCATTTTAGACCATTTTTACACCTTCATGAAACTTAAGTTGTGTTAtttacaaaaaagaagaaaatatgtgattaacattttttctgtcatttcaagACAAGAGTCTGAAAGTTTGAAAGCATTTGAAAGTTTTGGTAAAAGTGGGGAGGAGCAGTGACTCATAAGCTTCAACTGCCCTTTACACCCAAAGCATTTTCATACATTCCCTCATTAGTTAGTAGTTGGGTTGATCACAGTTTCAAACATGTGACCATGACCACGTGAACATGTGACGTGTGACCAAAAATCAACCACATACTGCGACACAGCCTACTAAAGTCCAACTACAGTTGAAATACTCAGCTTGCAAATATGTGTAAATGGTTTGTTAGCAGAGGGAGGGTGACCCGGTCTACAGTGAGGGGTATCTAGAGGACAAGCGCTGTAAACAGTTAAACTGGCCTCTGTTGAAGCGTCTCACTGTGGGTCAGAGAGGATTTCTCTGTGTACGATACAGAATGAAAGGTCACATGAAGTGCACAGTTCTGATCTGCAACAACAACTCCAACCGCTCTCTGACCCCGCACTCTTTCCCCGTCTCACCAAACACGTTCGAGACCGTCTGAGGAGAACGGCGAGGAGCGCTGTGAGTCTTTGTCTTTATGTGCTGTACGCTCCCGTCTGTACGTAGCTGGCCCTGTTCAGCGCCGCTGCCTCTGAACGCTGACTCGACCACAAAGCCGCTTTCTACATGCTGCTTTTAACACCGCAGCAGTCTCCACAAAAATGCAGAGTTCAGAGTCGGGCAGGGAGTGTTGTTCCCTCTTAATGCAAGCCAAGCATACATCCTGTACAACAAAACTGTGCCCTCAAACTGTCACAAAGCTTCGGCTCTTTCTAGCTCTGCATAAAAGCACTCCTGTGTCCAACAGGACTGCATGTGTTtattaattcaacattttcacgGGCTGACATGGTTTAAAGGCTAACTGAAAGCTCTCCAAAGCAGTGAGCAGGGAACTTGTTCTTGAGATTATCATCATTGGTATTGTCACGCGTGACACTGAGGGCTCCACCCTCATGCTTCAGACTGCATGGTGATGGTGTTAGATTATAgagtgctgctgttttcagagtCATGCaaccac
This window of the Chaetodon auriga isolate fChaAug3 chromosome 14, fChaAug3.hap1, whole genome shotgun sequence genome carries:
- the LOC143331418 gene encoding uncharacterized protein LOC143331418; the protein is MLDTEGKWSEALASNNVRAIIRWLQKLTAEGEVHVEEVLPTFSCWVQRTSEFAKKELLTLCFSRCQGLWMFLDRSSFTRVHMLLQRLRNLLTLAQWARRQLGSAHLWHGMGVPCVVCRDSFGSSDVRHGCWNQEHRAIKQHIWLGRLVQWWGIMGLLPKYPEAHEVKRISQMWKEMGHSHRKACLDTPGWEEGKMGRFSSLIQGIVTQLDRQHGCIWTSEDRTDQCYPPPNLQALLKLVLVPHIDNMSVQALLMYFVLDMANFLQCKDDLLQSFCHAFTIPSSFSQQIRAFWMLDRGHIKVSMELLLSPRAAVPWLSWQHRCIVHSLLMKKQPQLALRYLHWTRPTIESAEDAKLCADVLLQNSCVSEAWALLRRGHTDSNNMVMHFLQACNGAGLCAEALKYIPAGYNGEGDIVNGKDTTGPQLPLMKKAGRPPIPLSAKLYQAQRANTVSPEELLQLVRNAVTEVRKPHPKISVVVWPEHTDRKSNREMFLSTQALRHLTPSPSPVDAVEDTEQTAHADEGEEEEPVQNSQQQPETPEHVSSSEEHSVSSFTSASSLPLLRRDRPYVYESTVTLQRISSLLTDGENHSREEEDEEEDSRTPSSIDFLPDCPELTLTLDGATDPILLSNLNKGALAELLLSADEGEDVFSCEDFIGVSGPAVDETLAVNKSIEDSQSVPSLFEPQVESHSSLSPGDEKMACCKGVSEEIVHGPPDVADLWHSAVSLHQEDQLDCAPYGSFSFSEAAMADCFLEEEPPQKTYEDHQQEDTVGCFSQGFSCAVSETTQNLLSDPHQGPLSEDPVASSSRTLTAVGHISLLPPVCSSLFPTQLQQTSGSLMTPILTYNIKTTSAPSDTTNESPPKVQSETDEPCVQSTSACLDRCKVGSWWKQDPETCRASSGPLHAAEPGAAITPDNVRPSFVLSQPYPYSLVNFMDFTAEQKGDNREGKQADKEEPAGWSSLGRGSQGAIRSGRTRSRKGKRVKRT
- the tmem179ab gene encoding transmembrane protein 179, translated to MLRLRWPLPPLRSRAFFRTQRAEDGDRKMALDNLIFAQCILYFLAFVFGFIAVVPLSENTEDFGGKCLLFTRGMWQNENITVSKQRFIVEEWGPESSCSFITFVGIASLILSAVQAWRLLFFLCKGHDDSIFNAFLNLLISSLVVFTVFLSSTIVSVGFNMWCDSVTEGGTMPSSCEDLQDTDLELGLDNSAFYDQFAIAQFGLWAAWLTWLGIAVMAFLKVYHNYRQEDLLDSLIHEKDLLLGRSSRRSSDLKTGLI